A single Cannabis sativa cultivar Pink pepper isolate KNU-18-1 chromosome 7, ASM2916894v1, whole genome shotgun sequence DNA region contains:
- the LOC115696377 gene encoding uncharacterized protein LOC115696377: protein MGKYVWEIANKEDTLWLRWVNSVYLHNEDWWAYKLPSQSSWYWKSLVRLNDQMKEASSKVVLQQKYMVAQGYNMFKPAGEKVHWPKQVWSRLNSPKHSFVLWLAMHQRLKTRDRLFKMKIMEDQVCLLYYTHQETAEHLFFGCIETSRSLRELKTWLHWKTSHTSLFNLIKWIGRAKLSKFKKMTLAASLASLTYNIWRLRNRCFWEKEKPETGLLIKELKSEVTHQIHLFWPKKILEEDKQWFLTL, encoded by the coding sequence ATGGGCAAATACGTGTGGGAAATTGCAAATAAAGAGGATACACTTTGGTTGAGATGGGTTAATAGTGTTTATCTCCATAATGAGGACTGGTGGGCCTACAAATTACCAAGCCAAAGTAGTTGGTATTGGAAGAGTTTGGTGAGGCTCAACGATCAGATGAAAGAAGCTTCGAGCAAGGTTGTATTGCAGCAGAAATACATGGTTGCTCAGGGCTATAATATGTTCAAACCAGCAGGGGAAAAAGTGCATTGGCCTAAGCAAGTTTGGAGCAGGTTGAACTCACCCAAACATAGCTTTGTGCTATGGCTTGCTATGCATCAGAGATTGAAAACCAGAGATAGACTCTTCAAGATGAAAATCATGGAAGACCAGGTTTGTTTACTCTACTATACACATCAGGAGACTGCTGAACATTTATTTTTTGGCTGTATTGAAACCAGCAGGAGCTTGCGAGAATTGAAAACTTGGCTGCATTGGAAAACTTCTCACACTTCTCTCTTTAATCTCATTAAATGGATTGGGAGAGCTAAGTTGAGCAAGTTTAAGAAAATGACATTAGCTGCCTCTTTAGCCAGCTTGACATACAACATATGGAGATTGAGAAATAGGTGCTTTTGGGAGAAAGAAAAACCAGAAACTGGTTTGTTGATCAAAGAGCTCAAGTCTGAAGTAACACATCAGATTCATTTGTTTTGGCCAAAGAAAATTTTAGAGGAAGATAAGCAATGGTTTTTGACTTTGTGA